A region of the Arachis hypogaea cultivar Tifrunner chromosome 15, arahy.Tifrunner.gnm2.J5K5, whole genome shotgun sequence genome:
ACGTCAAGAGTGAGCTTGTCAAATCAGCAAAGTCTGAGCAGGTAACTAGTTTGAGCGGAGCGTCTTGTGGGAGGATGACCATGTCAAATGCAACCAGACAAGCACTGCTAGTTGCCATCACAAAACTTCTACAGACTCACAGAGTCtgcaggtattttttttttttctttttctttttgagatTTCAATCCTTTCTTGATCACTAAGGGGGTATTTGGTAAGTGGTAACCACCAATATCCAGTTAAGCAGGTACAATGTAGCCTAGTTCTTTTTTTAGTTGTCCGGTAGCTCCACAAATAAATCATACtagtttttatttaaactaatttCAGCCtaacattattatttatttatgggtaaagtatattttttgtccctaaagtttggcaaaagttttaaaactacctctaagttttattttgcttcaattttgtcccaaCAGTTTTCGATTTGCACCAAATATACTCGACAGctaaattttcaagaaaaaattaAGATCACCATATTTCAAAGCCAATTTTAAGTTGGTTTTATTTCAAAGCCAATTTTTTGCTGTACTATATTTTACCTGCTTTATGCTATATTTTCACCAACCGCACGCTGCTGACCACCGTGCCACTGATCACCATTGCTTGTTATTGGTGACCACCATCTACCCCGACAACAACCAGTGCCACTGACAACCACAGCTCGTCATTGGCAACCAATCCTACCTCGGCAACCACCATTTCCACCATGCAAAGACTTCTCTTTCTCCTGCTACCACAACCTACCCCCAATCACCACTGCCTCAATACTGACAATCACCAGTACCACCTTTCATAGCCGGAAACCATTGCCTCTagtaattttgaattaaatttgatGTGAAACCAAATGCCTATTAAAAAATCTAGTTCATTTTTGGCCGGACTGGAGTAACCATTTCTATTTTGTACCCAATTATCTAGGTTTTTGAGGTTGCCAAATACCCCTCATGAGAGTCATTTTTGGAAGAATGAATAGTGGTAGTTTACAATAATATGCAAAAGGCTCGAGGTTGAATTAACCTAGGCTTCAAGTAACCTAGTGAGAAAGTTCTGTAAATCTGGAGCGAAAGAGTCTTTAATCTTTAAGTCTAGTTTATGGCAttcattgagagagagagagagagagagagaaaagggggggggggatggggatttttttttaatagtcGTGTCTTAAAGAGAAGTGACCTCTGCAGAAGTTAAGTAGCTATGTTTTTGTTTGGTTGACTCTTGATTTATGCTGCTTCTGTTTGTGTTGGCAGCCTCCAAATGATGCGTCAAAGATTACGTGAAATGGCAATCTCCACAAGTCTTCTTTCAAAGACAGAATCAAAAGTTGCTAGTGATGCAATGGTTGGTTTTGAGGGTCCACAAGAAGAGCTGAAGGCTGTCGTAAGCGAAGTTGCATATGATATCCACGGTTCTTATGTTCTGAAAGTACAGGATGACCCATTTAGGTTGGTTCTCTAATCTCTATCTCTCTAGTCTCTCTCCGCTCCTCTTCCAAAAGAGATAAAAGAGGGGGAGAAAAAGCACATGAGGAAAAAGGAAATGATTGTTTTTGTTCCCCACGaaaccaaaaatataataataaaatagtgcTTTCCATTTGCTAAATGATAGTTGGGACTGTATTGGTTCTTGCAGAGATGTTGTAATCACATTGCTTCGTGGAAAATCTGATGGCAAGTTGAAGAAGGCTGAAATATGTGCAGCTGCAACAGCAACACTTAATAGAGAAGTCACAAGCAATGAATATACCAGGGTAAGATTCTGAATGAAGTTATCAACTTGACCTCTTTTTCAGATCTCTCTGTAATATATTATTGTTGTCTTGAATTATACAGTGTTATATTTTATGCAGTTCTATACCCACGATTCTCCCATcctttatcaaaattaaaagaaaacataatGCAACTTAGTTTCAATCTGGATCGTTATGTGGAACTTGGATAAAAAATGTTTATTAGAATAAAAACAAAGAGAGATAAATTGTCCAAAGGATAGAATCAAAGAGACAAGCAAAAGAAATTGCTGCAAAAGATGTGCAGTCTATATATATACAAACTGGAACGGTGCTTAATGATCCGCACGTAAAACgacttttttcttattattataagATAATCAACTTCGAAAAAGGCCGAAAATCTCCTCTTTTTATTATTGTCGCTTTTGGCGAAAATCACATGCAACTTGCACTTAAAATTGTTAGgagtatttcttttaaaaatttattacagAAACACACACTTCACATTTTATTAACCGTTCTATTGCTTGATTTCTCTTACAATTTCAGGTCATGAGTGAGCTGTGTGTCTCAAAAGGTTCTTATTGGCATTTGAAAAGCGGTGATGGAAGTATGCAATGAGCTGTAGGTTCTACTGAGTAGGTTGACCAAATATTTTATTGATTTCGTCCTGCTACCTTCATCTTCATGTATGtaccttcttttttcttttggtgtTGGGACGGGCGAAAGATTCGTTTGGTTGAACATAAGCGATTAAACGCTGCTTCTTTTTgctcggaaaaaaaaaaagatatagttCTTGGTTACACACAAATACATGCCTGTATCTTTAACGCTACTGACGTCGACCAACCATGAACCACGTCACCGTTTTGCATTCCTTCACTGTAGTTCATTTTGAacaaatgtatttatttttaagaaaCATGGACACGTCGGTGGTGCATTCAATGCTGCGTAATACATCTGGGGGTCAACGATATCTGGATATCTGAACATATTGTAGGGTTATATTACCTGCACTGTACACATGAAAATATATAGCTGAAATTTAGGGcaatttacttatttaaataaaatggaCGAAACCTTTACTCAAATGTGCAAAACGGATTGTTGTTACGTGCATGTGCAAAAACTTTATTCTATGTAATCTGTGGCAACCGACCACGGTTTCTGAATTGTGCATAAACTGTGGCAGGCTGGGACGGTTTATGAAAAAACCTGGATGCTTGTAAATTGTGGGAGGTTCCAGCGGTTTATGAAGGGGGCGTGGAAGGCATAAACCGTGGTAGgttaccacggtttatgaagaagcTGCATTAAATGTAAAATCCTGTAACCCACCGCGGTTTATGAAGACTGCGCAATAAACAGAAACCCCTGTAACCTCTCACGGTTTATGTGTGTGGAGCTATATATACCTAATCCGCTGAAGCTTGGGACGGATCATTTGTATCAGCCAAAAAAAAAGGATAGCCTTTTGTGTTGAGAGGATATGGGAAAACTTTGGAGATTCGAAGGAGGAGTGGGTGGTGGAGCCAATGGAGAGTGAGGATCGCTTGTACCGACTAAATGGCGTTGCTCACGTGGCAGGATATATCGACGAAGAGgttagttattattattgttattattattattattaaaattcttattaatataaatattgatattattaggattattgttagtaaaaatattttatgatgtttatttgTATTGTTATTCTGATTaatgttatttatataaatattgatattattatggTTACTGTAAATCAAAATGTGAGACGTTTAtatgaaaattaatatttttatggttattgttagtaaaaatattttattatttttattttttattgttgttgttattaataTTGTCTATATAAATGTTAATATGATTATCGGTattgttagtaaaaatattttattatgcttatttattttgttgttctgattaatagtatttttgtaaaaattgcTATTATTATGGTTATTGTTAgggtaaaatattttatttctttatttttattcttatcatGAGTGCATAGTATTCGTAGTTTCATTGTTTATTACACAATAAGAGAATCAATAAATTTAATGTGatgattctaataatttttacgaAATTATGTTTGATGTAATTAGTAATGGTTGTATGTTAAGGGAATTTGTTACCCACGTTTTGCAGCCTAGTAGGGTTATTAGCGCCGTTAGGAGACAACAGAATATGCCCTTACATGACTGGATTATACCGTATCTGGAGACCGCGGGCTTGTATCATCTGGCTAGGCTAAACAGTCAGTGGTTCTGGGTTGATGAGCCTCTCCTTAGCGCATTTATTGAGCGGTGGCGTCCAGAGACCCACACGTTCCACATGCCCTTTGGTGAATGCACCATTACTTTGTAGGATGTGGCATATCAGCTGGGTTTGCCGATCGATGGTGCGCCCGTTAGTGGGTGCCTGACTGAGTTTGAGAATCTGATGGAACACGGTAGACCAGCATGGGTGTGGTTCCGGGAGTTGTTTGGGGAGTTACCTCCACAGAGTAAAGTAAAGCAGATGACAGTGTGCTACACATGGTTCCACGAGAGGTTCCGGGTTCTCCCTGCAAATGCTACTGATGAGACCGTGCGTGTATACGCACGTGCTTATATCCTGATGCTGTTGTCGTCTCAGCTGTTTGCGGACAAGAACGCAAACCGGGTCCACCTTCGCTGGTTGCCTTATTTGGCATCATTGGACGACTTGGGCAGATATAGCTGGGGCTCGGATGCACTGGCCTGGTTGTATAGGTGTCTTTGTCGTGGGACAAACAGGAACGTTGTTAACTTGGCTGGGCCGCTACACCTACTACAgtcttggattttctggaggtttCCCACTCTGAGACCCACTGGTTTTGACGGGTTCGGGTTTCCTCTTGCTTCCAGGTAAGGTTTACTATTTTCCGTTCATAAATTGTTGAACATCATGTGTTATTCTATGTTTTGACATCATTTCAATTAAAATTGTAAGTGGGCGACCTTTATGCCGTGGAACGATGCAAGGGCACAGAGATTAGTTTCCGCACGCCTTGCATTGGATCGATTGCGTGTCCACGATGTGAGTCATTTATTTATTGCTGATACTTGAACTGGTTTTTCGTAAATGTCATTGTCTGATGAAACTCTTACTGTTTCGATACAGTTTGTGTGAGAGCCTTATTCTTCTGTTGAGGTTGCTGCTGTTATTCATCCGGAGATACTAGTTGACGAGCACCGTAGGCTATGGACGGCTGTCACTAGCCTGATATATTTTGCTGCGATTGAATGGCATCTGGTCGATAGGGTTCTACCCCAGTTCGACGGTGTTCAGCATCTCCCCCAGTCAGCTCTGAACATAGATTGGCTACATGCGAAGGATGGTAGAGGTGGGGACCGGTGGTTTCCCACGTATTATCAGGAGTGGCATCAGCTTTGGGAGAACAGGCTTCAGTCAGTCATATGGGTCGATCGAGTCCTTGACCCCGGTCCATCAGCAGAGTACCTGGAGTGGTGGTGCCGTGTGGCGCACAGGTTCCTATCCCCAGATGTAGCATTTCAGGATCCGAGGCCGATTGTCTTGACTGAGGAGGCTCGTCACAGAGGGTCGTCCCATGCACCTCCTAGAGTGCACGTTTATGACAGACCAGATAACAGACGAGTCGATCGGCGTCGCCATATAGGGACCCGGACCACCGATCGCGAGTGGAGGGAGTTTGCCGACCGTTTGGAGGAGGACGTCCCTGGAGCTGAGCCTGGGGATGCAGTGGATTACCGTGTTCCTCGACGTAGAGGCAGACGGCAGCCTGCGCGGCATGACCGTGGAGGTACTCGTGATAGAGGACCATCCGTGCAGGATGACGGCACTCATCACGTGCCCGGTGAGGAGGTAGTTGGTTCAGCCTCAGCTATGGATCAGCCCACCTTCGACGTGGGTACTAGCTCTCAGCTCTTTGGGAATGTGACCCCACATGCTTTTGCTGAGTTTACTACCGCGGCTGTCGGGATGGACATTGATGATCCTGTTACCGAGTCCGAGTTCTACAGGGATATAGCAGACTTGCTCAGGGATGATGATGGTACCCATTATAGGCCACAGATGCCTGAGGAGCATGCCCAGTTTGCTGATCAGCAGCCACGGATTGACAACGTTCAGGCTCAGTTGGTCGTTGACCTCAACGACCCTGTAGTATCTCCGTCTGACCCATGGTTTGCGTTAGGAGGGACACCTGCCTCTGCATTCAGCACGGTTCCAGCACAGCCATCAGCACCAGCGGCAGATCAGAGACCGAGGCGGGTGAGGCGTCCTCCTTTGT
Encoded here:
- the LOC140179588 gene encoding uncharacterized protein, producing the protein MDQPTFDVGTSSQLFGNVTPHAFAEFTTAAVGMDIDDPVTESEFYRDIADLLRDDDGTHYRPQMPEEHAQFADQQPRIDNVQAQLVVDLNDPVVSPSDPWFALGGTPASAFSTVPAQPSAPAADQRPRRVRRPPLCGTGGHLLGQFDDDDSDTIEDSD